CGGTGTGCAGTACTatcaaagaaattcagcaattTACCAACTAACTTTGCTGGAGCCAAATTTGCCGTGTATCCACCCTGAACAGTATATTTGCTAAGTTTAGGGTGCTATAATAACAATAAGAGACAAAATTATGAACTACATGATTGAAAAACACCTGTTGATGAGTTCTAATCCTCTCCTCAAGGGATAATATTAATTGTTTCCATGTTTCTACTTCCGGAGCACGACCAACTTTTAGAGATTTTAGTATTGCCTGACAGTACCTGAATCAACTCATCAGGATCAGACaggaaaaatgatttttttttttttttttttggtgaaaCAGGAAGAATTACATAATGCCTTGAACTTGAAAATTTTCCACCTACTTTAGTGAATCAGAAATTTTGCCCACTTCAGCCAGCATATATGCATATATCAGCTTATATGGCTGAAATGGCAGCAAGATAAACTGGGAGTTGCCAAGCACCTTTGAGTATTCATACAATTCAGTTCTCTGTCAACACACACATTAAACTTGGTAAGATTCCTTAAAAAGAAACTACAAAATGTTTTAAGGAAATCATGTTAGCAAatagaaagaataaagagaGGGAGCATTTGCAGATTTTGTCATTCTAGATTTTATGAATAtagtttcaattaaaaaaaaatcatgcaaCTAAAAGAATATGCCTCCAAATAAGCTATATCATTAACATCTTACAAACCTCAAAACATAAATTTGCATTAATACAAGTGTCTATGAGAAGCCAGCACAGTATAAACAAATAAACAGAAGACAGCGCAAGAAACGGCTCTGAGAGAGAAAGAgcaagagagaagaagaaaaagaagaaaataaacaaaGTATCACCTGAATAGCTTCTGGACTAGCATAAGTCCGAGGATGCTTCCAGTGATCTGCTGCAATAAGACACAGTCTTGCACTGTCTGAATATGATTCAAAGTTGGCCTCCGCCACCAAGTAGCAGATGTGTGCACCCGTAATCTGAGTAATTAATGTTCATTAAGATTTAAGGCAAAAAATTTGGAAAGCAGCTGTAAAAAAATGATACAAAAAGATAAGATACCTCACTTCTTTCCTTCAATAGGCAATCTCCAAGGTGTATAATCACAAGCTCATCATCTTTAGTTCTGTTAGCAGTTATTACAGCCAAATTTTCTTCCCAATCATCAAGCATTCCATTTGCTTCAAACTGCAATTCATTGAAAATATTGACAATTGattatgaatatatataaataaagctGAACATCCTTTCTTTTTCAAGAGGCAGGGGAATTTACAGGAAGAaatattgtaaaattaaatgatggCAGTCACTTGACAGCTATATCAAGGACTGAGTAATCAGAATCATAGCAGACAGTATTGAGAAGGTTAAAAGCTTGAAAACACAAAAGAACACTAAAATAGCTGCTGCACAGAAACTAAAAAAAGACAGGTACAAATCAGCAGCATCTCCAAACTccaatataattaaaaacaaatCCTTTGACCCTGCTATTAGTAACAATACTAACAAACTTTTTCTTAACTATAGCGCCAGTTCATCACTGATGCTAAAATATGTGATTTTTCATTAAGGCTTCTTTTGGAATAAATCATTTGCAAgaaagaattcaaatgaattcttaAAGAGACAATcatacatgatttttttttttaaatgaaaattattttcattcaaaaagaaTTGGATTTTTATTTCCAAACATGAATTggctaaaaaataaatcaattaaattgaattcttgCAAATTTCTTGATAAGAATCAAAAGCATTGCAGATATTAAATGCTTAACCTGGAAATATACTGTAGCAAACAGATATAGGCTTGAAGCATCACCTGGATAGGCTGTTGAGATATAGCACCAGGAAGACCACTACCAGTTGTAGCGTCACTGGAAAATACATCAGCCGGTTGCCCTGCAATTAGCAGGCATAATGTCCGCAAAGGTGATCCTGCTACCAGCTGCCGAAGTGCCATTTGTTTCACAGTATCGACATAGAACTGCATTTTTTCCCACCGATCCAGCCACAAAAGTACACGAACATACAAAGAGCAGTAAACATCCAAAAAGTTTTCCTAAACAAGAAAGTACCTAAGAAAATCACTGACATATAAAATGGATAAAAACCTGATCACCAAGCTGTGATGCGAGAACAAGCGCAGGTCCCCACAACTGGCCTATTTGTGCACACTGCAAAGCCTCTTTTTTTCTACCAGAAACCAGAAGATTTTGTACCTCAGAGGCAGTAGCCTAAAACATAAATCAAAATCTTTTACAAAACAATAAAATGCTTATAGAATAGTACAGTATTACAGAATGATTAACGGCATACCTGAATTTGTCCTTCAGACGGCAAACTCTGCAAGCAGCGGCTTAAAGCACCATAATCACTGAATTCTGTGCCATTTCTCTTGGCAGATGCAAAAAGTTTTGCAACTGCTGACTCTGGAGCTTCACTCTCCTATGAAAATAATTACATTACTTATTTCCATATCTGGGTTTCCAATAGTATTATGGCAAAGGTAAATTTATAAAACCATATTGGAATGACATGTTACAAACGCGCACACATGCACACACATGCACACACAAATAGACCAAAAAGTAAAAGCTAAAGCATTTAAACCAGTAGAAAACAGAACAAATTAACCAAATTTATTACGAGCTACCGTCCTGTTAGTGTGCTGGACCTCATACTCTTTCTATCTTAGAGAATAATAGCCCTTAAACTCTTCTCCATCCAGACCTTTCTCTGATGATTCATGGAATCAAATGTGCATAATTCATTCTTCAAAGGTCATTTCACCTTCAATGAACTTGAAACAGTCTTCCACAGCATGATATTCCAAACTTCTCTTACAGAAACATCACATACAAGGGACATTAGAAAGGGAGAATCTAagaggaaaaaaggaaaaatacatTTTATTCGCAGTGCTCAGGTTGGGGAGCAAGGgaagaaatatatattaaagtttCTGCCAAAGGCTTCCTAAAGGGCACCTTAGACGAGAAGTATAATGAACTCTTATGAACCAGAAGGAAGTAGTTTACAACATTCACAAAGTCCGCATGAAGAGAAATGTTTTCAAAACAATATATATGCAAAATAAAAGGCAAAAATATAAGTCTTCTTCCTTTGTCATAATGTCTTGCCTAAGTGGAAACTATTAGACAAGACGCATAAATATTCAGAAGTTAATGAACAAAATAAGATTTAAGTTACAATAAAAAGTAATGAAAAAGAATGATGAGATTTACCTTCAAAGAAACATCAGTGCCAAAAGGAGATCGAAATTTTCCATAATGTTGACAAGCAATTTTAAGCAAAGAGAGAAGCAACTTCAGTACTTTGCCATTTCTATAATCCATGTCAGGTGATTCACAATTAGCAATTCTATCATCAATCCACTTATTCAACTCTTTACTTCCAACATTGCCTCCCAACAGTGGACCTGGAAAGGATTGTTGGCAGAGAGCATGGAAATAATTGCAAGTGCTCCCCCTAATATTTAGAGCATTGTTGTCATTTCCCAAGATAACCTCCATCAAATTCAAAACATATATTGAGCCTCCTACAGGTTCCTTTACAAAAATAAGAAATCACAATTAGCTCTTTAGACTGttgaataaaattaacaaagtgGGATATCAACAAATATAAACTTGAGGATTTATGTTTCACTCAATTTCCTAGTCCTTTGTCACCCAAATGGGTTTGcaacaaaaacaacaaagaGAATATTTCAGGGGTCTCACCTGACTTGCAAATGAAGCATTCGTCAAAGAACTTGAACTACTATCTTTCATTACTATGAGCTTTCCACCAAATCCAAATGTAACCAAAGCATGCGGAGGACGCCCAGCAGATGACATCCCAGCATTGGGAGCATAAGACAGCTGCTGGAGGTTATGAAATGATTTCTGGGAAAAATTTATTGGTTTCTGGCTGCTATAGTGATCATTTGAAATGTTCATTGGTTTGCTCTGCTCCACAGTTCCCTGATTAAACTGCTGACCGAAGCTCTCACTAGGCATAAAATTTTGGGACCCAATGAACCCATTAGAATCCACACGACCCTGACTCAGATTGTCATATGAAAGAACTGATCCCAGAGAATTAAAAGGTTTATGCTGCTCCACATGATTGTTCATGGACACATTTGAATCATACGAATTAAGCAATTGCTGGTTTCTACCAAAATCTGAAACAGTATCAGTCTTAGCAACTGCGTCAGGTTGCCACATATTCAAACCTTGCTGATTGTAGTCACCATAAGACTCACCCCAGCTACGATGCTTGTCTTGGCTATTATGGCCTTGTGAGTCATGCTTGTCAACTTGCTCATATCCAGCATAAATACTGTTGGTGTTCTGAGAACCCAAATCAGCACAAGCAAATTCATTTTGTTTCTGCTGATGGTGATTTTGAACAGTTGCCTGGTGATCATGATTCTGAACAGTTGCTGATTGAACAGACGATGTGTAGCTTTCCAGGGAGCGCCACTCTTGCACTATTGTGTCATAATACCAACCAGGATATTGTGGATCAAAAAACATATGTTCTGGATAACCATTATTAATCCCCTGAGATACCTGATTCCAAGTAGACACACTCTCAGATGAGCTAGCCTCAGCCACGGTTCCCAGCACAGAATGTGAAGTCTGCTGCAAATAATTCATCTGTATTTTCCCATCAGAAACTGCCGCCCATTCATTCCCTGTGTTAACATTAGAACTCCCTTGGACACTGGCTGTTACATCAAAATTATCCACTTGATACCATTGACCTGTGTTGGCATCAAATTTCCAACCGGGATACATGTTCTCCCAATACTGACTGCTATTCAAATCCTGCTCATTTACACTCTCCTCAATGGATCCTCCATAACCTTGTGTGCCCTCTTGATATTCCCCATAACTGCTGACTGAGCTATGCAGTCTGTCACCATCCTTTTTCTCTAAATTAGCAGCTTCACCAGCTTGCTCAGGAAAATCCCCTGCAGTGTTTCccaaatcattaaaaaaatctgAATAGGCACCAAATTCATGATTCCCATTAGGTACAGAATCAGCATAAAATGAACCCCATCCCACCTCCTTAACCCCTGACTTTGTGGACCCGCTTGTTTCACCTATTAATGGATCTGATACAACCTCTGATTCAATCCAGTCATTATTTGAATCAACTTTAGTATTGGACACCAATGCGAGAGATGAATCCAATGTATCACTTTCTTCTGCAAGTACACTGGATAATCCTGCACTGGCATGCACCAAATCACTCTCATCTTTCCCCTCATCTCTCCCTTCACCGGTTGCATCCTCAATACTCAGATTGGCAAACGCTTTGGCCTCATCGGAATCGCTGCCCTCCGTTAACTTAGGGACCAAATTGGAGTTGGTAGGTCCAAAATCATCGTCAACTAATTTATCAAAGAAATCCTCATCCGTCTGATCCTCCATCACGTGAAATGGAGGATTGGAAGCCATCTAAAATAACAACCTTAACCCTAACGATCAACAAAAATGCGACCTATATAAACTCCAATTATTCCCAATTTACAGACCCGCTCCTCCAACACCTCAAAATTCGAGATGTAATGCGACTAAAACCTCGAGATCCAAAAATTAAAACCCTAAATCAAATCCATAAAAAAGCGAATAGAGCGAGATCTAGGGTTTATGAGGACGCCCAGAAGTTGCAGGAGCATAACTTAAGATGAAAACGTCAAAAGATAGCAGAATTGGGTTGAATTGGATGCATTTGATCTCAACGACAATATACGGTTAAGTTTAATAATGAGAAAAAACTTAAATAACTTACAGATCCGGGTAGGGATTTGCAGGAACAAAATCGAAGAGGCAAggcagagagaaagagaaacaGATTTAGAGGGAGAAGGAGAAAGCGTTCGATTTCGCACCAAAGACCAaaccaaaaatttttttttgttttttctggtctgtgttggtttttttttttttttttaattattattgaataaaatttacgCTGGCACCCTATTCTTTGACTTAATCTCAGATACTAACTTCCTTTTTATTGAAATCGCGCCAACTTCCCACCTGCAACCATAAGCATTTGATTTCCtgaatttatttagatttattaaaGCTGCCTccttttattagttttttttttttaataaaagtatgTTTGTAATTATTATGGTTAAGAATTTACTTGATTATTGATTAtggaattatataattatattaatagaattattaatattatataatgaaTATAGTTATAAAGTTATATGTATTTtctgctttcaaaaaaaaagttatatttattttatataaatattctcAGTttcgataatttttttatcaatatcatttttatgtatattaaaaaatatatttttttattatagtaattttaaatatattaaattttattaaatattaatatatgtttttaaaaataaaataaaattataataatttatttatatattgttataataaaaataataataattttaaaataattaaaaaaatttataaaaattatcagacgagtaaataaaaatttataagacATAATAATTAACTTATCATAAAAAGTAGTAGTTATTGTTGATAATTTCCATATTatccttttaaatatatatttacttaGTATGATTATGTTTAGATAGAATGACTTTCTTAATTGTGATGCTACAATTTTTAAGTACTAGTTTTTCCAAATAAATCTTATTAGTTGAAGTAATAAATTCTATATTGTTTTTTCCTAATGAActattcattaatattttttttaaagaatattcattaatatttatatattattaagctatttttaaaattaataatttttatactcACAGTTTAATCTtgtgataaatatatttaaataaatcaattaatagATGAAATATTTTGTGATTATAAATATAACGAGAATctgttatataatattttttaataataaaaagataatatGAGTTTTCTACTAAACGAGACTTCATTCATTTGGttaaactgaatttttttttactttagaaaaaataaaatgactaaaattttaaatatataaaaattatgtcacgtgatcaataatatattaataatatgtcattaattttagatattattaaatgatatcatatataatatatttaaaatgattattttaatCCATCCTTAATGCtttctatttaatattaatgCAACATTTTTCTAAATGGcaattctaataaaaaaaacctaattgaaatataattaatatatttaaaaatataaaacaataatttgaataataattCCTAACAGTAATGGGGATTGAAGGCAGAATTTTTTCAACACAGCCGGACGCTAATTGTCAAATATGAGAACGACAGATTTATATATTGTCTCCGTCACTTAATTAGCTTCCTATTTAGGTGGGAGTTGACGCCCTCAACAAACGGAAAAATTATTGTGGAAATCAGTTATTTCATATCGTGTAAttataaattgttataaatttaataattacaaaaagtcaattatttaaaaaaaaaattgtttgatatttttttataatttcttttacaTTATTGTGCAAATTTTATAGTATGGTCGTTCCATAAGGATGAACTGATTTCATTTACTTTCTAATGCACAGTGAACTTATTTGATTCTCCTTCCATAAGGATGAACTCAATTTGTTTAATAATAGCTGGACTCGGCCCAAATTATCGGACGGCCCGGATAATCAGAGATACAAAATTCGAATTCAGGTATTTAAGCCTTGTCCTAAAGTGGTCCAGAATTCAGTTTTTAACAAGACCCGTACTTTTTTTTTGGATCGATGGTATCAtatgatttataaatttataaataaaaaaatcataaaaactgAATTAATAAATGCTATTAATTACTTCGTCATTAAAAACGTTTATACGAAATTgattaaaaggaaaaagaaacaaTTACCCAATATTTAATAGTCTAatcataaaaaagaaagaaattagaACAGCATACGGTCCACAGCAATTATACATAGAAATTCCTAGAGCATCCACATGCTAATGATAAGGGATAGAAGAGTAGGGATTGATGGGTTGGGTTAATAGTCAAATAATGCAACAGTAATAAATATTGAATCATATGCATGGGACTATAATTATTACTGTTTCCCATGCTCTCTTACACTCTTCATCCACAAATATGCCAGGTTTTATGAGTAATTGAGTGCCTTCTCTGTCTCTaaagctttttccccattgacgttttttaaaatattagctatatgtaatgttttattattattacaattgAAATTACTGTGAAGTATTAGCAGATTGAACGGACACCATTCCTAACTGTCGAATTgtattaaataagttttttaatgTTGTTTGTCTTGTAATAGAACAGTTGTTAGAGTCTTTTTCTGTAATTTTACCTTCTGTCTTGTAATAAGTCACGTGCTATTCTCGTGACTTGATTTTGAATATAAAAGAAATctttaaatcttcaagacaCAATGTAATGTtactatttttcaaaaataaacttCGGCAAAATGTTTTCCCTCTATCGGTTCGAACACTAACCATAATGAAGGGAGTAGGAATGCAGCATAGGCTACAAAGACCAACAAAGCTTGAAGCTCACTGTCAATCAGCGGCTTATTTAAATGACATTTATCGCATGGAGAGGGGACCAGTTTATGCTTCTCTTTCCGCCATAGACAAAATGTTCCTAATCAGTAGGACATTGTTTAGAGATAtactgaaaaagaaaatttgattgttttattttaatttgttaccAGCAAAATAGATTCTTAATTctgttcaaataataaaaaggctACAATGCATGGATCAAAAGAGAAGGTCCTCCTTCTTTTAGCTGTGAAACAATTTGATTTTGCACCTTTTATCACATAATACACATTTTCAACAttccattttatattataatctattattatatattattattcaataaatacacatttattttatattacaagatatttaaattttaccGGTTTATTCTTTTatgcttttttatttaaatataattatatatgatttttatttttcttaattgaacattttttagtttaaaaacttttttttaattttaaactcggaaattaataaaaaaaatagtttaattaaaaaaggGATTGGAGTGCATATGCGATGGAACGAATACAATAAAAGCTCATAGGAACACAGTGAGGTGGGTTCCACTGTCATTTATCCGAGAGAGGTTGACCGAAAAGGTTAAAGGTTTGCCACTTCATCCCTAGTTCAGGTCATTGCTCCCCGTTTTCAGAGAAATCCACATGCATTTACCATTATACCCTTCCGTTACTCTCTTGTTGACAGCGTGCCTGCCTTGTGCCTCCTACAGCAGCAGTACGACGTCATTTAGTTCAAATATACTACTCTTTTCTAAAAAATCAGAAAAATGCAAGTTTTGAAACATGTAAAATTATGTTTGTTTTAAATGTGTTATTTTTTGAAaagatatttttgaaaaaataatttttttcctccCTATCTTCCCCCGTACTGCAAGCTAAGATTATTCATGATTTGTCATTTACCAACCAATTATTCATGTTCTGTGAAGGAAAAAAGCTCTTGGTTTTGAGGAGTCAACTCGCTAAATATTTGATTTCAAGCCTCCACTCTGTTGTTTTCTAATAGTCTCAATAAACAAAAGATGATAAGTATGACAAAAGATTGActgcaattaaataaaaagactaccaaattaaaaattagttggATAGAAAGAAATGTTAGAGTTGggaaagtaaaaaaaaagtaaatagctTCCAAAATGGAAGAATGGCAAGAACCTAAGATTGATAAAGATGACAAGCTTGATAAGAGAGcatgaagaaaatgaaaacttgCCCAATTCCCAAATGCACATCGTTTTTTTGGCTAGTGGTAATAGCAACAATTAAATTAAGTTAAATGTGGATGAAcaagaagaaaggaaaagaacaaGTTACCTCAAGAAATGTGCAATGATTTTTGGCTTTTTACAACAGAAAACGCATTGGATAGATTAGGAAATGTGTAATGATCATCTACCCTAATTAAGTTAATTAATAGAAAGTAATAACCTACATAATACAAAAAAGAATCGTCTAAGCAGGCAACGTTTTCTCTTCTTGATTTTGTCCTTTTACTATTTGGTCAAAGCAAGTGTGCACAGGCACAGCCACTAATGCCACCCAAGCACCACATCAAAAACACCACAACCAAATAATGGTGCTTTTAACTATGGCCTCCATCGACTACTGTGAgggatatttttaaaaaaaaaaattatttaattcaaataaattattttttaagaaatttactTAATTgtgttaagaaaaataatttgattctTTTTAGTAAGCCAATAAAATATAAGCAaccaaacaaataaataaaattttgacactttgttatttaaattatttcaactaaatcaggaaaaaaaaaaaataagggtTAGTTGCGTTTGTGATCAATCACACTGCAGCGGAGACGAAGCTTTTTCTGCTTTCAATCTGCAATTTTAACCAGAATTCTTCTGAAACAAGAAATCACATGCATCAGAAAAAGGAACACAAAGACCAATATGTTAATGTCTAAAATGTCCTTGTACATGGCGCCGTGGTCAATAACCATTCTTTTTATTGGAATTAAAAAAGAAGCATTTATTATacccacaaaataaaattttatatataataaataaataaatctgacTGATTCTTCAATAAGAATAGCATGGCACCTCCTTTTTGCTCGGATATTTTCATGgaagataaaaaattttgttGAGAAAATGAAGGGATTTGGATTTTCTTAGTCACCTTCTCAAAGATATCTAACAGCAGGTCCCAGCAACACAAGAAAAGTAAGAGCAAAAACATTACAACACACTTGGAGGTTGTTTTTGTCCTTTTTGGTTCCTCTTCAAATCATTGATTTTAATGCTTTCCAACAGATAAAACTACAAGCCCCAAACAGAGAGCTAGGAAGAGAGATGAGAAGAAAATGTAAAGAGAATATACCCTCGAAGACAAACCTTGTAAACTgcaaattaaatttgtaatgTAATCATGATAATGTGTAAGCTATAGGAATGGAGGAGTAGCAGCAGTAGTACTAAATAGTCTACAAGAACAGCTGGAGACGCTTTTGGTACTTAGCAGAAGCAGAGGCAGAGACCAAATATTTAAGGTCCACAAGCACAAACCCAAAAAATCCAAGAAAAGCTTTAGCTTTTTATCACTGAAATGGGTGTACAATGTACACTAGAATCAAAATTACCCATGAAGTGAAATTTGAGAAAAGCTTGTAGCCCATAAGCAGAGCAGCAAGTGTTTGTTTCActtgggtatatatatatatacagatatatatatatataaacaaccACTACACTTAAATAGGCTGTTACAAGGCACGTGAACTGCTGAAGAATCACAATTCACACAcaccaaacaaacaaacaagaaaaaagaaaagaggaagttGTGGGAAACTAAACTCTAACAAATGAATTTTTCTCCATTAAATAAGTTGGGTAAGTTGATAAAGAAATGAATTTCACACTCTAAACTCGAAAATTAACAATTGCGGAGAACACAAAGATATGGATTAAATGTAGTCAGGTCAGCCATTAATGAAAGCAAACCAATGCAAAAtctaagggaaaaaaaaaaagaagaagaaagcatTGAACTATGCAATAAGGATaaacagtaaaatatgatctataGCTACAGATAACCCACTTGTTGATCTAGTTgcacaaaacaaaaagaaaaaattaattatatggaATGGACTTAGATCTCACAATGAGAGTTGAGAGAGCTTCATAGTACGTGGCCATGAATTAGGCATCAGAGACCACACTAAAGTCATCATCTTCCGCCGGAGCTGGCAAGTTAAGATCTATGAGATTGTTGTCCAGTTTAGCAGAATTCTCAACAGCACTTGGAGTTGAAGTACCTATAAGATGCGATCTTTTGTGTCCGCCAAGTGCTTGTCCAGAACCAAACACCTTGAAGCAATATGGACACTCGAAAATTCTTTGGTTACCTTCATTGTTTCTTAGCTCTGTTCCATTTAGAGAGCAAATCCTCTTATGGGCTCCCAATGCCTGTGAAGATCGAAACAGTTTCATAC
This is a stretch of genomic DNA from Manihot esculenta cultivar AM560-2 chromosome 2, M.esculenta_v8, whole genome shotgun sequence. It encodes these proteins:
- the LOC110609712 gene encoding protein transport protein SEC16B homolog → MASNPPFHVMEDQTDEDFFDKLVDDDFGPTNSNLVPKLTEGSDSDEAKAFANLSIEDATGEGRDEGKDESDLVHASAGLSSVLAEESDTLDSSLALVSNTKVDSNNDWIESEVVSDPLIGETSGSTKSGVKEVGWGSFYADSVPNGNHEFGAYSDFFNDLGNTAGDFPEQAGEAANLEKKDGDRLHSSVSSYGEYQEGTQGYGGSIEESVNEQDLNSSQYWENMYPGWKFDANTGQWYQVDNFDVTASVQGSSNVNTGNEWAAVSDGKIQMNYLQQTSHSVLGTVAEASSSESVSTWNQVSQGINNGYPEHMFFDPQYPGWYYDTIVQEWRSLESYTSSVQSATVQNHDHQATVQNHHQQKQNEFACADLGSQNTNSIYAGYEQVDKHDSQGHNSQDKHRSWGESYGDYNQQGLNMWQPDAVAKTDTVSDFGRNQQLLNSYDSNVSMNNHVEQHKPFNSLGSVLSYDNLSQGRVDSNGFIGSQNFMPSESFGQQFNQGTVEQSKPMNISNDHYSSQKPINFSQKSFHNLQQLSYAPNAGMSSAGRPPHALVTFGFGGKLIVMKDSSSSSLTNASFASQEPVGGSIYVLNLMEVILGNDNNALNIRGSTCNYFHALCQQSFPGPLLGGNVGSKELNKWIDDRIANCESPDMDYRNGKVLKLLLSLLKIACQHYGKFRSPFGTDVSLKESEAPESAVAKLFASAKRNGTEFSDYGALSRCLQSLPSEGQIQATASEVQNLLVSGRKKEALQCAQIGQLWGPALVLASQLGDQFYVDTVKQMALRQLVAGSPLRTLCLLIAGQPADVFSSDATTGSGLPGAISQQPIQFEANGMLDDWEENLAVITANRTKDDELVIIHLGDCLLKERSEITGAHICYLVAEANFESYSDSARLCLIAADHWKHPRTYASPEAIQRTELYEYSKVLGNSQFILLPFQPYKLIYAYMLAEVGKISDSLKYCQAILKSLKVGRAPEVETWKQLILSLEERIRTHQQGGYTANLAPAKLVGKLLNFFDSTAHRVVGGLPPPVPSTSPGSMQGTDRHHQPTVPRVSASQSTMAMSSLMPSASMEPISEWAADGNRMTMHNRSASEPDIGRTPRQVESPKGTSSNAQGKTSGSGTASRFGRFGFGSQLLQRTVGLVLRPRSDRQAKLGETNKFYYDEKLKRWVEEGAEPPAEEAALPPPPTTSAFQNGVSDYNLKSALKSDGSPTNGSPTSKTPNPVEHASGIPPIPTSSNQFSARGRMGVRARYVDTFNQGGRSSAKLFQSPSVPSVKPAVSANAKFFVPTPLPSSGNSTENVAENVQESAGFAEYPSTSIDDSLQSSSLSSKMNMQRAPSMDNIPRRERTINDNIPMSSHARRTASWSGSFSDSFSPPKMVENKPLGEAAGMPPSSFIPGDPSITQMPMNGGGIGDDLHEVAL